The sequence GCCCACGGCTGCCGGATCAGCAGCCTGCGGATCGGCTCCACCGAACTGCTGCGCCAGGGCGGGCGGTACGGCTGCTTCCCGATGGTGCCCTGGTGCGGGCGTACCGGGTACGGGCAGTTCCGCAACGGCGACACCGCCCACCAACTGCCCCTGAACTCCCCGCCGCACGCCATCCACGGCACCGGCCGGGACACCGCCTGGCGGACCGCCCGCGCGGACAAGGCGCAGGCGGCCTTCTACTACGACCTCGCCGAGCCCTGGCCGTACGAGGGCCGGGTGACCCAGACCTTCGAGCTGACCGAGGACACCCTGACGCTGGGCCTCGCCGTGGAGACGTACGGCACCTCCTTTCCGGCCCAGGCGGGCTGGCACCCCTGGTTCCACCGCAACCTCGGGGGCCGGGATGCCGAGCTCTCCTTCGACGCCGCTTGGCAGGAGGAGCGCGGTGAGGACCACCTGCCGACCGGCCGCCGCATCGACCCCGTACCGGGACCGTGGGACGACTGCTTCGGGATGCCCGACGGCGTGGACGTGAAGCTCACCTGGCCGGAGCAGCTGGAGCTGACGGTCAAGAGCCGCAGCGAGTGGGTCGTGATCTACGACGAGCAGGACGAGGCGGTCTGTGTGGAGCCGCAGTCCGGGCCGCCGAACGGGCTGAACACCGCGCCCCGGCTGGTCACCCCGATCGACCCGCTGGAGATCACCACCACCTGGAGCTGGGCGCGGCTCTGAGGCCGGGCTCCGAGGCGGGGGCCGGAACCGCTTACCCTCGTGTCCATGACTGACGTACGCGCTGACCTGCTCCAGCAGATCAAGGACAAGGCCGTGGTGCACGGCAAGGTGACCCTCTCCTCGGGGCTGGAAGCCGACTGGTACATCGACCTGCGCCGGATCACGCTGGACGGCAAGGCCGCGCCGCTGGTCGGCCAGGCGATGCTGGACGCCACCGCCGAGCTGGACTACGACTGCGTCGGCGGGCTGACGCTCGGCGCCGACCCGGTCGCCACCTCGATGCTCCACGCCTCCGCCGCGCGCGGTAGGAGCCTGGACGCGTTCGTCGTCCGCAAGGCGCAGAAGGCGCACGGGATGCAGCGCCGGATCGAGGGCACCGACGTGAAGGGCCGCCGCTGCCTGGTCGTCGAGGACACCTCCACCACCGGCGGTTCGCCGCTGACCGCCGTCGAGGCCGTACGGGAGGCGGGCGGCGAGGTCGTCGCCGTCGCCGTGATCGTGGAGCGGGGTGCCGCCGCGGCCATCGCCGAGGCCGGGCTCCCGTACATCCAGGTCTACTCGGTGGCCGATCTCGGCCTCGTCTGAGCCGAAAGCGGACCCGGCGGACGTTTCACGTGAAACAGGGTCCGCCGGGTGGAGCCGGATGAGGAGTCTGGGAAGATGGGGTCGACGATGACGTCGCCCCCAGGTCAGGGACTTACACGCCTGTACACCCGCACATCCCAAGGAGCGGTCAGATGCCCATCGCAACCCCCGAGGCTTACGCCGAGATGCTCGACCGGGCCAAGGCGGGCAAGTTCGCCTACCCGGCCATCAATGTCACCTCGACGCAGACCCTGCACGCGGCTCTGCGCGGCTTCGCGGAGGCCGAGAGCGACGGCATCGTCCAGATCTCCACGGGCGGTGCGGAGTTCCTGGGCGGTCAGTACAACAAGGACATGGTCACGGGCGCGGTCGCCCTGGCCGAGTTCGCGCACATCGTCGCCGCCAAGTACGACGTCACCGTCGCGCTGCACACGGACCACTGCCCCAAGGACAAGCTGGACGGGTACGTACGTCCGCTGCTCGCCGTCTCCGCCGAGCGCGTCGCCAAGGGTCTGAACCCGCTGTTCCAGTCCCACATGTGGGACGGCTCGGCCGAGACCCTCGCCGACAACCTGGCCATCGGCCAGGAGCTGCTGGCCCAGGCCGCCGCCGCCAAGATCATCCTTGAGGTCGAGATCACCCCGACCGGCGGCGAGGAGGACGGCGTCACGCACGAGATCAACGACGAGCTGTACACGACCGTCGACGACGCGCTGCGCACCGCCGAGGCGCTCGGCCTGGGCGAGAAGGGCCGCTACCTGCTGGCCGCCTCCTTCGGCAACGTCCACGGCGTCTACAAGCCGGGCAACGTCGTGCTCCGCCCCGAGCTGCTCAAGGACCTCCAGGCGGGCGTCTCCGAGAAGTACGGCAAGCCGGCCGGCTCGCAGCCGTTCGACTTCGTCTTCCACGGCGGCTCGGGCTCCACCGCCGAGGAGATCGCCACCGCGCTGGAGAACGGCGTCGTGAAGATGAACCTCGACACCGACACCCAGTACGCCTTCACCCGCCCGGTCGCGGACCACATGTTCCGCAACTACGACGGTGTCCTGAAGGTCGACGGCGAGGTCGGCAACAAGAAGACCTACGACCCCCGCACCTGGGGCAAGGCCGCCGAGGCGGGCATGGCCGTGCGCGTCACCGAGGCGTGCGCGAACCTGCGCTCCACGGGCACGAAGCTGAAGTAAGCAGTACACGAGTACGGATGTACGGCCTCGGGCCCGGTCCTCCTTCCAGGGGGCCGGGCCCGACGCTGTGCCGAGAGAAGGAGAGCCCGCCGTGGCCGCGCTGTACGACTTCGACACCGCCGTCGACCGCCGGGGCACCTGGTGCGTCCAGTGGGACGGGGTCGCGGACCGGTTCGGGGTCGACGGGCTGCTCCCGTTCACCATCTCCGACATGGACTTCGCCACCGCCCCCGAGGTGCTGGCCGCGCTGCGGGCCCGGCTGGACCACGGCGTCTTCGGCTACACCACCTGGCAGCAGGACGACTTCCGCTCGGCCATCGCCCACTGGTACGTCACCCGGTACGGCACCGAGATCGACACCGGGCAGCTCGTGTACGGCCCGTCCGTGCTCAACCAGCTCTCCCAGCTCCTCCAGATGTGGACGGGGCGGGGGGACGGGGTCGTCGTCCACACCCCCACGTACGACGGTTTCCGCAAGGCGGTCACCGGGCTCGGGCGGGAGCTGCGCGGGGTGCCGGTGGGGGACTGGGAGGCGCTGGAGCGGGAGCTGTCCCGGGCGGACGCCAAGGTGCTGGTCCTCTGTTCGCCGCACAATCCGACCGGGCGGGTCTGGACGGCCGCCGAGCTGACCCGGACGGCGGAGCTGGCGGGGCGGCACGGGGTGGCCGTGATCAGCGACGAGATCCACGCGGACTTCGTGCACGAGGGGTACGTCCATGTGCCGTGGACCCGGGTCGCCGGCGAGGGCCGCTGGGCGCTCGTCTCCTCCGGGTCGAAGGCCTTCAACTTTCCGGCGCTGACCGGTTCGTACGGGCTCATCGGGAATCCGGCGGACCGGGCGGAGTATCTGCGGCGGATGGAGACGGCGGAGGGGCTGGCGTCCCCGGCGGTGCTGTCGCTGACCGCGCACATCGCGGCGTACCGGGAGGGGGCCGCGTGGCTGGACGCGGTGCGGGCGTATGTGGCGGGGAACCTGGCGTACGTCGCGGAGCGGCTGGCGGCGGACCTGCCCGAGCTGGGGTGGGAGCCGCCGCAGGCCGGGTACCTGGCGTGGATCGACCTGCGGGCGGCGGGGGTGGACGACGCGGAGTTGCAGCGGGTGCTGGTGGAGCGGGAGCGGGTGGCGATCATGGGCGGGGCGGTCTACGGGGCACCGGGGTTCGTGCGGCTGAACGTGGGGTGCCCCCGGGGGAAGGCCGAGGCGGGGGTGGAGGCGTTGGTCCGGGCGGTGGAGAGCCTGAAATCAAGCCCCTCCGGCGATTGAGGAGCGGGGGCCGGGTCAGCGCCCCCGTGACGGTGCGGGGTGCGGGGAAGGGCGCTTCGGGGCACGCTGACCCCATGGCCGCTGCCTCCGCCCCCGGGGAGATCCGGGTCGCCTCGCCCGTCGGGCGCTGGGTCGTGCTGACCACCGTGCTCGGGTCCGGCATGGCGATGCTGGACTCGACCGTCATCAACGTCGCCCTGCCCCGCATCGGCGCCGACCTCGACACCGATCTGGCCGCGCTCCAGTGGACCGTCAACGCGTACATGCTCACCCTCGCCGGGCTGATCCTGCTGGGCGGGGCGCTCGGGGACCGGTACGGGCGGCGGCGCGTCTTCGTGGTGGGGGTGGTGTGGTTCGCGCTGGCCTCGCTGCTCTGCGGGATCGCGCCGAACGCGGGGGTGCTCATCGCCGCGCGGGCCCTGCAAGGCGTCGGCGGGGCGCTGCTCACGCCGGGGTCCCTGGCGCTCATCCAGGCCAGCTTCCACCCCGACGACCGGGCACGGGCCGTGGGGCTCTGGTCCGGGTTCGGCGGGGTCGGGGCGGCCGTGGGGCCGTTCGTGGGCGGGTGGCTCGTCGACGGGCCCGGCTGGCGGTGGGTGTTCCTGCTGAACCTGCCGCTCGCCGCGATCTGCGTCCCCGTCGCCCTCCGCCACGTACCGGAGTCGCGCGATCCGGCGGCGCACGGCCGGTTCGACGTGGTGGGGGCCGTGCTCGGGGCCCTCGCCCTGGCCGGGGTGACGTACGCGCTGATCGAGGCGCCGGGGCGGGGCGCCTCGCCGCTCGTGATCGGGGCGGCGCTCGGCGGGGTGCTGCTCGGGGTGGCGTTCGTGCTGGTGGAGCAGCGGCGGGCCGATCCGATGCTGCCGCCGTCGATCTTCCGCTCGCGGCTGTTCACCTCGGTCAACCTGGTGACGTTCTGCGTGTACGCGGCCCTCGGCGGCTTCTTCTTCCTCTCGGCGATCCAGCTCCAGGTGGTCGCCGGGTACTCGGCGCTCGGGGCCGGTACCGCGCTGCTGCCCACGACGGTCCTGATGCTGCTGTTCTCCGCCTGGTCGGGGGAGCTGGGGCGGCGGATCGGGCCGCGTATCCCGCTCACGGTGGGGCCGCTGCTGGCCGCCGCCGGGATGCTGCTGATGCTGCGGGTGGGGCCGGGCAGCGCGTCCTTCGGCGGGTACGTCGGTGAGGTGCTGCCCGCCGTCGCGGTGCTGGGCGCCGGGCTCGTCGTGGTCGTGGCCCCGCTCACCGCGACGGTCCTGGCGGCCGTGGACACCGGGCGCGCCGGTCTGGCCAGCGGGATCAACAACGCGGCCGCGCGGGCGGCCGGGCTGATCGCGGTGGCCGCGCTGCCGCTGCTCGCCGGGATGGGGCCCGAGGCGTACCGGGACGCCGGGGAGTTCGCGGCGACCTTCCGGCGGGCGATGCCGATGTGCGCCGGGCTGCTGGTGCTGGGCGCGGTCATCGCCTGCTGGACCGTCCGCACCCCGCCGGCCACCCCGGCGCGGGAACGGGAGGAGGAGCGGCCCGAGTGCACCGTCCACTGCGGCATCGTGGCCCCGCCGCTGGAGCCCGAGCGGGCGGAGGAACGCGGGCGGTGAGGTGCCCCCAGGCGGGCGGGTGGGCCCGTCCGCCGTCACCGGGGCGCGTGCGGGGACGAGGGCGGTGAGTCCGTCCCCGGCCCCGGCAACGCGGGCGGTGAGGTGTCATGGGCGTCCCGCTCCAGGCACACTTGATCCATGTCCATCCACGAGAACCTTCTCGGGGGCCCCGCCCCGACCCACCTGCCCGACGACCCCGAGCCGCGCGAGCTGCTCGCCGCCGGTACGCCGCCCGCCGAGGTCGCGGCGAAGTACCCCACCTCCTCGCTCGCCTGGGCGCAGCTCGCCGACGAGGCGTACGAGGGCGGCCGGGTCATCGAGTCGTACGCGTACGCCCGTACCGGCTACCACCGCGGCCTCGACTCCCTGCGCCGGGCCGGCTGGAAGGGCCACGGCCCCGTACCGTTCGAGCACGAGCCGAACCGCGGCTTCCTGCGCGCCCTGCACGCCCTCGCCCGGGCCGCCGGGTCCATCGGGGAGACCGAGGAGCACGAGCGCTGCACGGCGTTCCTGCGCGACTCCTCGCCGACCGCCGCCGACATCCTGGGCTGACCCCGGCCGCGTACTCCTGAGCCGGGCCCGCCGCCCGCACGGCGCGGGTCCGGCTTAGTATGCGAGCAGGGGACCGGAGCTCCATCACCTCACGGAAGGGGCGGACCGCTACCCGGAAGCTCGTGTCGAGGAGACAGCGATGTCGACGAACCACCCCGACCCCGAAGCCACCGGTGCGGACACCCCGCACCTCGACTTCGCGGGAACGACTCCGTACGAGGACTATGTCCAGGCGGATGTCCTGACCCACCTCCAGCACCTCCGCTCGGACGACCCCGGCGAGATGGTCTTCCTGGTCACCACCCAGGTCATGGAGCTGTGGTTCACGGTCATCGTCCATGAGTGGGAGACCGCCACCCGCGCCCTGCGCGAGGACCGCATACCCGTCGCGCGCGACGCCCTGAAGCGTTCGCTGCGCGAGCTGGAGGCGCTCAACGAGTCCTGGCGGCCGCTGGCCGGGCTCACCCCCGCCCAGTTCAACTCCTACCGGGGCTCGCTCGGCGAGGGCTCCGGGTTCCAGTCCGCGATGTACCGGCGGATGGAGTTCCTGCTCGGCGACAAGTCGGCCTCCATGCTGGTGCCGCACCGGGGCGCGCCCCGCGTGTACGCCGAGCTGGAGAAGGCGCTCGGGGAGCCGAGCCTGTACGACGAGACGCTCGCCCTGCTGGCCCGGCGCGGGTACGCCATCCCCGAGTCCGTCACCGGCCGGGACCTGACCAAGCGGTACGAGCCGTCGCCCGAGGTCGAGGCGGTGTGGGCACAGATCTACGCCTCCGACGACCAGAACGACGAGCTGGTCCGCCTCGGCGAGCTGCTCACCGACGTCGGCGAGCTCGTCTGGCGCTGGCGCAACGACCACCTCGTCGCCACCCGGCGCGCGATGGGCTCCAAGACCGGCACCGGCGGCTCCGCCGGGGTGGCCTGGCTGGAGAAGCGCGCCACGAAGAACGTGTTCCCCGAACTGTGGACGGCGCGCAGCCATGTCTGAGACCTTCCGCGAGCGGGCACTCGCCCTCGACGCCGCCGACCCGCTGGCCGCACAGCGCAAGCTCTTCGCCCTCGACGACGGCGTCTACCTCGACGGCAACTCGCTCGGCGCGCTGCCCGTCCACGTCCCCGCCCGGGTGCAGGACGTCCTCACCCGCCAGTGGGGCGAGCTGCGCATCCGGTCCTGGGGCGAGAGCGGCTGGTGGACCGCGCCCGAGCGGATCGGCGACCGGATCGCCCCGCTCGTCGGGGCCGCCGCGGGCCAGATCGTCGTCTCCGACTCGACCAGCGTGAACGTCTTCAAGGCGGTCGTCGCGGCCACCCGCCTCGCCGCTCTCGCGGGCGGGGGACGGGACGAGATCCTGGTTGACGCGACGACGTTTCCCACGGACGGGTACATCGCCGCCTCCGCCGCCCGGCTGACCGGCCACCGCATCGTGCCGGTCGCCCCCGCCGACGTACCAAGTGCGCTCGGAGACCGTACGGCCGCCGTCCTCCTCAACCAGGTGGACTTCCTCACCGGACGGCTGCACGACCTGCCCGGCCTGACCGCCGCCGTCCACGCGGCGGGCGCGATCGCCGTCTGGGACCTCTGCCACAGCGCGGGCGCCCTGCCGGTCGGCCTGGACGAGCACGGGGTGGACCTGGCGGTCGGCTGCACCTACAAGTACCTGAACGGCGGCCCCGGTTCACCCGCGTACCTGTACGTCGCCGAGCGCCACCAGGCCGCCTTCGACTCCCCGCTGCCGGGGTGGAACTCGCACGCCGACCCGTTCGGCATGACCCCCGACTACGCGCCTGCGGACGGTTCCGTACGGGGCCGGGTCGGCACGCCCGACATCGTCTCCATGCTGACGCTGGAAGCGGCGCTGGACGTGTGGGACGGGGTCTCCGTGGACGCGGTCCGGGCCAAGTCGCTGGCGCTGACGGACTTCTTCCTGGAGTGCGTCGAGGCGTACGTGCCGGAGGGCCGGGTCACCTCGGTCACCCCGGCCCCGCACGCCGAACGCGGCAGCCAGATCGCCCTGCGCTGCGCCGGGGCCGAGACCGTGATGGGGCGCCTCATCGAGAGGGGCGTCGTGGGCGACCTGCGGCCGCCGGACGTGCTGCGGTTCGGCTTCACCCCGCTGTACGTGGGGTTCGCCGACGTGGAACGGGCGGCGCGGGTCCTGGCCGAGGTGCTGGAGGAGACCCGGCAGGCCTGACGGACCGTCAATGCGTGTAAGGCCGGGCGGGGACGGTGCCGATCACTGGTACCGTCCCCGCAGGTCAACCCAGTTGGGCACCTGACACAGGCACAGGGCACAGCCACAGGACACAGGCATAGGACGGTTGAGCAGCATGTCGGATTCTGCCGCGCGTGATCGGGACGACGCCGAGACCGAGTCGGCGCTCGCGCATCCGGTGGTCGCCCCCGACCGGACCGCCGCCTACGGCGACCACCCCGACCAGGTCATCGACTTCTACGCCCCGCGCGACGGCCGCACCGCCGCCCCCCTCGTCGTCCTGCTGCACGGCGGCGCCTGGCGGGCCCCCTACGACCGCACGCACGTCTCCCCGCTCGCGGACTTCCTGGCCCGGCGGGGGTTCGCCGTGGCGAACGTGGAGTACCGGCGCGGCGGCGAGGGCGGCCAGGTGCCCGGTG is a genomic window of Streptomyces sp. SID8374 containing:
- a CDS encoding DUF3151 domain-containing protein, whose translation is MSIHENLLGGPAPTHLPDDPEPRELLAAGTPPAEVAAKYPTSSLAWAQLADEAYEGGRVIESYAYARTGYHRGLDSLRRAGWKGHGPVPFEHEPNRGFLRALHALARAAGSIGETEEHERCTAFLRDSSPTAADILG
- a CDS encoding tryptophan 2,3-dioxygenase family protein, whose protein sequence is MSTNHPDPEATGADTPHLDFAGTTPYEDYVQADVLTHLQHLRSDDPGEMVFLVTTQVMELWFTVIVHEWETATRALREDRIPVARDALKRSLRELEALNESWRPLAGLTPAQFNSYRGSLGEGSGFQSAMYRRMEFLLGDKSASMLVPHRGAPRVYAELEKALGEPSLYDETLALLARRGYAIPESVTGRDLTKRYEPSPEVEAVWAQIYASDDQNDELVRLGELLTDVGELVWRWRNDHLVATRRAMGSKTGTGGSAGVAWLEKRATKNVFPELWTARSHV
- the pyrE gene encoding orotate phosphoribosyltransferase, which produces MTDVRADLLQQIKDKAVVHGKVTLSSGLEADWYIDLRRITLDGKAAPLVGQAMLDATAELDYDCVGGLTLGADPVATSMLHASAARGRSLDAFVVRKAQKAHGMQRRIEGTDVKGRRCLVVEDTSTTGGSPLTAVEAVREAGGEVVAVAVIVERGAAAAIAEAGLPYIQVYSVADLGLV
- the fbaA gene encoding class II fructose-bisphosphate aldolase, which encodes MPIATPEAYAEMLDRAKAGKFAYPAINVTSTQTLHAALRGFAEAESDGIVQISTGGAEFLGGQYNKDMVTGAVALAEFAHIVAAKYDVTVALHTDHCPKDKLDGYVRPLLAVSAERVAKGLNPLFQSHMWDGSAETLADNLAIGQELLAQAAAAKIILEVEITPTGGEEDGVTHEINDELYTTVDDALRTAEALGLGEKGRYLLAASFGNVHGVYKPGNVVLRPELLKDLQAGVSEKYGKPAGSQPFDFVFHGGSGSTAEEIATALENGVVKMNLDTDTQYAFTRPVADHMFRNYDGVLKVDGEVGNKKTYDPRTWGKAAEAGMAVRVTEACANLRSTGTKLK
- the kynU gene encoding kynureninase — protein: MSETFRERALALDAADPLAAQRKLFALDDGVYLDGNSLGALPVHVPARVQDVLTRQWGELRIRSWGESGWWTAPERIGDRIAPLVGAAAGQIVVSDSTSVNVFKAVVAATRLAALAGGGRDEILVDATTFPTDGYIAASAARLTGHRIVPVAPADVPSALGDRTAAVLLNQVDFLTGRLHDLPGLTAAVHAAGAIAVWDLCHSAGALPVGLDEHGVDLAVGCTYKYLNGGPGSPAYLYVAERHQAAFDSPLPGWNSHADPFGMTPDYAPADGSVRGRVGTPDIVSMLTLEAALDVWDGVSVDAVRAKSLALTDFFLECVEAYVPEGRVTSVTPAPHAERGSQIALRCAGAETVMGRLIERGVVGDLRPPDVLRFGFTPLYVGFADVERAARVLAEVLEETRQA
- a CDS encoding DHA2 family efflux MFS transporter permease subunit, with the protein product MAAASAPGEIRVASPVGRWVVLTTVLGSGMAMLDSTVINVALPRIGADLDTDLAALQWTVNAYMLTLAGLILLGGALGDRYGRRRVFVVGVVWFALASLLCGIAPNAGVLIAARALQGVGGALLTPGSLALIQASFHPDDRARAVGLWSGFGGVGAAVGPFVGGWLVDGPGWRWVFLLNLPLAAICVPVALRHVPESRDPAAHGRFDVVGAVLGALALAGVTYALIEAPGRGASPLVIGAALGGVLLGVAFVLVEQRRADPMLPPSIFRSRLFTSVNLVTFCVYAALGGFFFLSAIQLQVVAGYSALGAGTALLPTTVLMLLFSAWSGELGRRIGPRIPLTVGPLLAAAGMLLMLRVGPGSASFGGYVGEVLPAVAVLGAGLVVVVAPLTATVLAAVDTGRAGLASGINNAAARAAGLIAVAALPLLAGMGPEAYRDAGEFAATFRRAMPMCAGLLVLGAVIACWTVRTPPATPAREREEERPECTVHCGIVAPPLEPERAEERGR
- a CDS encoding aldose epimerase, whose amino-acid sequence is MTVDPAHGCRISSLRIGSTELLRQGGRYGCFPMVPWCGRTGYGQFRNGDTAHQLPLNSPPHAIHGTGRDTAWRTARADKAQAAFYYDLAEPWPYEGRVTQTFELTEDTLTLGLAVETYGTSFPAQAGWHPWFHRNLGGRDAELSFDAAWQEERGEDHLPTGRRIDPVPGPWDDCFGMPDGVDVKLTWPEQLELTVKSRSEWVVIYDEQDEAVCVEPQSGPPNGLNTAPRLVTPIDPLEITTTWSWARL
- a CDS encoding MalY/PatB family protein — encoded protein: MAALYDFDTAVDRRGTWCVQWDGVADRFGVDGLLPFTISDMDFATAPEVLAALRARLDHGVFGYTTWQQDDFRSAIAHWYVTRYGTEIDTGQLVYGPSVLNQLSQLLQMWTGRGDGVVVHTPTYDGFRKAVTGLGRELRGVPVGDWEALERELSRADAKVLVLCSPHNPTGRVWTAAELTRTAELAGRHGVAVISDEIHADFVHEGYVHVPWTRVAGEGRWALVSSGSKAFNFPALTGSYGLIGNPADRAEYLRRMETAEGLASPAVLSLTAHIAAYREGAAWLDAVRAYVAGNLAYVAERLAADLPELGWEPPQAGYLAWIDLRAAGVDDAELQRVLVERERVAIMGGAVYGAPGFVRLNVGCPRGKAEAGVEALVRAVESLKSSPSGD